In Desulfobaccales bacterium, one DNA window encodes the following:
- a CDS encoding zinc ribbon domain-containing protein codes for MPIFEFHCDKCNQDFEKLVFKGDPEVTCPACGGPVAKLMSACAFKTDYHGFMSTPSSGSKSSCSGCSATSCSTCG; via the coding sequence ATGCCCATCTTCGAATTTCACTGCGATAAGTGCAATCAGGACTTTGAAAAGCTGGTGTTCAAAGGCGATCCCGAGGTCACCTGCCCGGCCTGCGGCGGCCCGGTGGCCAAACTGATGAGCGCCTGCGCCTTCAAGACCGACTACCACGGCTTCATGTCCACGCCGTCTTCCGGCAGCAAGAGCTCCTGCTCCGGCTGCTCCGCCACTTCCTGCAGCACCTGCGGCTGA
- a CDS encoding cyclophilin-like fold protein, producing MPTDIVIEAQDIRMEGVLFDTPTGRALAAALPFSGTAHRWGDEVYFAVPQVVQELEDDARLTVEVGDLAYWPSGRAFCIFFGLTPTSVPGEIRPASAVNLVGRVLGDPCCFAAVRDGDTVTVSRR from the coding sequence ATGCCGACTGACATTGTCATCGAAGCCCAGGACATCCGCATGGAGGGGGTTCTCTTTGATACCCCCACCGGCCGGGCCCTGGCGGCGGCCCTCCCTTTCTCCGGCACGGCCCATCGCTGGGGGGACGAAGTCTATTTCGCCGTGCCCCAGGTGGTGCAGGAGCTGGAGGACGACGCCCGGTTGACGGTGGAAGTGGGGGACCTGGCCTACTGGCCTTCGGGCCGGGCCTTTTGCATCTTTTTCGGCCTCACCCCGACGAGCGTCCCCGGGGAGATCCGGCCGGCCAGCGCCGTCAACCTGGTAGGACGGGTGTTGGGGGACCCCTGCTGCTTCGCCGCGGTCCGGGACGGCGACACGGTGACGGTCTCCCGGCGCTAA
- a CDS encoding ribose-phosphate pyrophosphokinase, with product MLNNDLRVFTGNANPELARKICEELGINLGQALVSTFSDGEIRVEIGENVRGRDVFLIQPTSPPVNQHLMELLIMIDAVKRASARRITAVIPYFGYARQDRKVAPRVPISAKLVADLLTTAGADRILTMDLHVGQIQGFFDIPVDNLYGSPVMIPYIHENFKNDLVIVSPDAGGVARARAYAKRLGASLGLIDKRRDAPGKATAMHLIGDVLGKDVVIMDDIVDTGGTLTEAAKVILGHGALSVNACCTHAVLSGPAVSRISDSQLKHLVVTDTIRLNDAAQKCPKIVQLSVARTFARAILNIHREESISSLFEIHF from the coding sequence ATGCTCAATAACGACCTGCGCGTCTTCACCGGCAACGCCAACCCGGAGCTGGCCCGGAAGATCTGTGAGGAACTGGGGATCAACCTGGGGCAGGCCCTGGTCTCCACCTTCAGCGACGGGGAGATCCGGGTGGAGATCGGCGAAAACGTCCGCGGCCGGGACGTCTTTCTCATCCAGCCCACCAGCCCGCCGGTGAACCAGCACCTCATGGAGCTGCTCATCATGATCGACGCGGTGAAACGGGCTTCGGCCCGGCGCATCACCGCAGTGATCCCCTATTTCGGCTACGCCCGCCAGGACCGCAAGGTGGCCCCCCGGGTGCCCATCTCCGCCAAACTGGTGGCCGACCTCCTCACCACCGCCGGCGCCGACCGCATCCTCACCATGGACCTGCACGTGGGCCAGATCCAGGGCTTCTTCGACATCCCGGTGGACAACCTTTACGGCTCCCCGGTGATGATCCCCTATATCCACGAAAACTTCAAAAACGACCTGGTCATCGTCTCCCCGGACGCCGGCGGGGTGGCCCGGGCCCGGGCCTACGCCAAACGCCTGGGCGCTTCCCTGGGCCTCATCGACAAACGCCGGGACGCCCCCGGCAAGGCCACGGCCATGCACCTCATCGGCGACGTCCTGGGCAAAGACGTGGTCATCATGGACGACATCGTGGACACCGGCGGCACCCTGACCGAGGCGGCCAAGGTCATCCTGGGCCATGGCGCCCTGAGCGTCAACGCCTGCTGCACCCACGCAGTGCTCTCCGGCCCGGCGGTCTCCCGCATCTCCGACTCCCAGCTCAAACACCTGGTGGTCACCGACACCATCCGCCTGAACGACGCCGCCCAGAAATGCCCCAAAATCGTGCAACTGAGCGTGGCCCGCACCTTCGCCCGGGCCATCCTCAACATCCACCGGGAAGAATCCATCAGCTCCCTGTTCGAGATTCATTTCTAA
- the cbpB gene encoding peptide-modifying radical SAM enzyme CbpB produces the protein MLNRQLVTAAAPVAQANAGAAPHFQVLKTAHPDYVALIEPDTAFWVLVRREEALDLLLGPELPQAFAARKAELARDLHTVRFGLLPSAVYFNPTERCNLNCTYCYLPRDMRQKGRQMTPAELLRALELLDEYFRSILPEGARPQLVFHGSEPLLAKEAVFAGMESFAGRFRFGVQTNATLLDREAREFLVSQGAGIGLSLDGPSAAIADRTRKTLGGEGVFAQTVQALEELADYPGLNVIVTVTRENVAALPELVEFLHARGVQNALLNPVRGTQTGGRELLPEPAALAHYFFTALERADELLEQTGRKLVVGNFANLLLGFVAPGARRLMCDISPCGGGRCFFAVGAAGEVTPCSEFLGLPEFHGGNLFDTPLADLLATEPFRQVTGRRVEDIHPCRRCSVRHFCGAPCPAEIHAMHGTLNGPAALCDFYAAQARFALGLIAAGRLDHYLWDNWQDNLEEIKVI, from the coding sequence AGGTGCTTAAGACCGCCCACCCGGACTATGTGGCCCTGATCGAGCCGGACACCGCTTTCTGGGTGCTGGTGCGCCGCGAAGAAGCCCTGGACCTCCTCCTGGGCCCGGAGCTCCCGCAGGCTTTCGCCGCCAGGAAAGCGGAACTGGCCCGGGACCTGCACACGGTGCGCTTCGGACTTTTGCCCTCGGCGGTCTATTTCAACCCCACGGAACGCTGCAACCTCAACTGCACCTATTGCTACCTCCCCCGGGACATGCGGCAGAAAGGCCGCCAGATGACCCCGGCCGAACTCCTGCGGGCCCTGGAGCTTCTGGATGAGTATTTCCGGAGCATCCTCCCGGAGGGGGCCCGCCCCCAGCTCGTCTTCCACGGCAGCGAGCCGCTTTTGGCCAAGGAAGCGGTCTTTGCGGGCATGGAAAGCTTTGCCGGGCGCTTCCGCTTCGGGGTCCAGACCAACGCCACCCTGCTGGATCGGGAAGCCCGGGAGTTTCTGGTCTCCCAGGGCGCGGGCATCGGCCTGTCTTTGGACGGCCCCAGCGCCGCCATCGCCGACCGCACCCGCAAGACCTTGGGAGGCGAGGGGGTCTTTGCCCAGACGGTGCAGGCCCTGGAGGAGCTGGCCGACTACCCGGGGCTCAACGTCATCGTCACCGTCACCCGGGAAAACGTGGCGGCGCTCCCGGAGCTGGTGGAGTTCCTCCACGCCCGGGGGGTGCAAAACGCCCTCCTCAACCCGGTGAGAGGCACACAGACCGGCGGCCGGGAGCTCCTGCCGGAGCCCGCCGCTTTGGCCCATTACTTTTTCACCGCCCTGGAACGGGCCGATGAGCTCCTGGAGCAGACCGGCCGCAAGCTGGTGGTGGGCAATTTCGCCAACCTGCTTCTGGGCTTTGTGGCCCCGGGGGCCAGGCGGCTGATGTGCGACATCTCCCCCTGCGGCGGCGGCCGCTGCTTCTTTGCGGTGGGCGCCGCCGGCGAAGTCACCCCCTGCAGCGAGTTTCTGGGCCTGCCGGAATTCCACGGCGGCAACCTCTTCGACACCCCCCTCGCCGACCTCCTGGCCACCGAGCCCTTCCGCCAGGTCACCGGCCGCCGGGTGGAAGACATCCACCCCTGCCGGCGCTGCAGCGTGCGCCACTTCTGCGGCGCCCCCTGCCCGGCGGAAATCCACGCCATGCACGGCACCCTGAACGGCCCCGCGGCCCTGTGCGACTTCTACGCCGCCCAGGCCCGCTTCGCCCTGGGCCTCATCGCCGCCGGCCGCCTGGACCACTACCTCTGGGACAACTGGCAGGACAACCTGGAAGAGATCAAGGTCATTTAA
- a CDS encoding DUF3536 domain-containing protein: MDSPAPKRAQGYVVIHGHFYQPPRENPWIEEIEEEAGAQPFHDWNERIAFECYTPNTCARVYDGQGRILNIVNNYEYLNFNFGPTLLSWLAAHAPVTFQRVVAADRLSHTRLGHGNAIAQAYNHAILPLASPRDRLTEILWGLKDFEHRFGRAAEALWLPETAVDYPTLADLVAQGLTYVILSPYQARRVRPLSGGPWQPVTGESLDTTQPYRCFLPEGTGEPGRRNYIDVFFYDGQVASEISFGDLLVDSYRLAERLTARFNPALPRPQLLHVATDGENYGHHKKFGELALAHTLTEALPQKGFQVTNYATFLKLAPPTQMVDLYLGPEGAGSSWSCAHGVERWRSDCGCSTGGFPHWQQRWRAPLREAFDFLNERLAEIFETEGSRYLKDPWAARNDYIEVILDRSPERLAAFFARHGVPGLSPEQWVPALRLLEMQRHALLMFTSCGWFFADLAGLETLQVLKYAARALQLGLYFTTADLEEPFLARLERAVSNRPEEGNGRRIYERRIRPAVVDFPKIVNHWVISWLKARERQCPTCIYHFRVEPRDLEVESHASLALAAGRLTVTSGITRASQDLGFFTVHLGSYLYRTQVQRQPAPQEFAALKQELFQVLKTAPEDLVPLMARRLGGDYFTVHDVFREEKQEIFRDLLAPNQEEAVGQVMHLFEEARALLEAMATENLALPRLYRALGEIALNRRLVLALRHLEPEPWLLPASEEVAAIIAEASLLHLKLETGEGARILSRILERYLKELAGRLSLETAQRLKEFLELLGRIPIQLDLREPQNFFFYLMEEHFPALAARASRDPEARRLAELLVSLAGPLGFSPTRYLRLLA; the protein is encoded by the coding sequence CTTCCACGACTGGAACGAGCGCATCGCCTTTGAGTGCTATACCCCCAACACCTGCGCCCGGGTCTATGACGGCCAGGGGCGCATCCTCAACATCGTCAACAACTACGAATATCTCAACTTCAACTTCGGGCCCACCCTGCTCTCCTGGCTGGCGGCCCACGCGCCGGTGACCTTTCAGCGGGTGGTGGCCGCCGATCGTTTAAGCCACACCCGCCTGGGGCACGGCAACGCCATCGCCCAGGCCTACAATCACGCCATTCTGCCCTTGGCCAGCCCCCGGGACCGGCTGACGGAGATCCTCTGGGGGCTTAAGGACTTTGAGCACCGCTTCGGCCGGGCGGCTGAAGCCCTGTGGCTGCCGGAGACCGCGGTGGACTACCCCACTTTGGCCGACCTGGTGGCCCAGGGCCTGACCTACGTGATCCTCTCCCCCTACCAGGCCCGGCGGGTCCGGCCCTTAAGCGGCGGCCCCTGGCAGCCGGTGACCGGCGAGAGCCTGGACACCACCCAGCCCTATCGCTGTTTTCTCCCCGAAGGTACCGGGGAACCCGGCCGGCGCAATTATATTGACGTCTTTTTTTACGACGGCCAGGTGGCCTCGGAGATCAGCTTCGGCGACCTTTTGGTGGACAGCTACCGCCTGGCGGAGCGCCTGACGGCCCGCTTCAACCCCGCCCTGCCCCGGCCCCAGCTCCTGCACGTGGCCACCGATGGCGAAAACTACGGCCATCACAAGAAATTCGGTGAGCTGGCCCTGGCCCACACCTTAACCGAGGCCCTGCCCCAGAAGGGCTTCCAGGTCACCAACTACGCCACTTTCCTGAAGCTGGCGCCGCCCACCCAGATGGTGGACCTGTACCTGGGGCCTGAAGGTGCCGGCAGCTCCTGGAGCTGTGCCCACGGAGTGGAGCGCTGGCGGAGTGACTGCGGCTGCAGCACCGGCGGCTTCCCTCATTGGCAGCAGCGCTGGCGCGCCCCCTTGCGGGAGGCCTTCGACTTTCTAAATGAGCGCTTGGCGGAGATCTTCGAGACCGAGGGGTCCCGGTATCTCAAGGACCCCTGGGCGGCCCGCAACGACTACATCGAGGTCATTTTGGACCGCAGCCCGGAGCGCCTGGCGGCCTTTTTCGCCCGCCACGGGGTGCCGGGGCTGTCCCCGGAGCAGTGGGTGCCGGCCTTGCGGCTGTTGGAGATGCAGCGCCATGCGCTCCTCATGTTCACCAGTTGCGGCTGGTTCTTTGCCGACCTGGCGGGGCTGGAGACCCTGCAGGTGCTGAAATACGCCGCCCGGGCCCTGCAGCTGGGGCTGTATTTCACCACCGCCGACCTCGAGGAGCCCTTTTTGGCCCGCCTGGAGCGGGCGGTGAGCAACCGGCCGGAGGAGGGCAACGGCCGCCGCATCTATGAGCGCCGCATCCGCCCGGCGGTGGTGGATTTCCCCAAGATCGTCAACCACTGGGTCATCTCCTGGCTTAAGGCCCGGGAGCGGCAGTGCCCCACCTGCATCTACCATTTCCGGGTGGAGCCCCGGGACCTGGAGGTGGAGAGCCACGCCTCCCTGGCCCTGGCCGCCGGCCGCCTCACCGTCACCTCGGGCATCACCCGGGCTTCCCAGGACCTGGGCTTTTTCACCGTGCACCTGGGCAGTTATCTCTACCGCACCCAGGTGCAGCGGCAGCCGGCCCCCCAGGAGTTCGCCGCCCTGAAGCAGGAGCTCTTTCAGGTCCTGAAAACCGCGCCGGAGGATTTGGTGCCCCTCATGGCCCGGCGCCTCGGGGGCGATTACTTCACCGTGCATGACGTCTTCCGGGAGGAAAAGCAGGAGATCTTCCGGGATCTGCTGGCCCCCAACCAGGAGGAGGCGGTGGGCCAGGTGATGCATCTCTTTGAGGAAGCCCGCGCCTTATTGGAGGCCATGGCCACGGAGAATCTGGCCCTGCCTCGCCTCTACCGGGCCTTGGGGGAGATCGCCCTCAACCGCCGCCTGGTGCTGGCCCTGCGCCATCTGGAGCCCGAGCCCTGGCTGCTGCCGGCCTCGGAGGAGGTGGCCGCCATCATCGCCGAGGCCTCCCTTTTGCACCTGAAACTGGAAACCGGGGAAGGGGCGCGCATCCTCTCCCGGATCCTGGAGCGCTACCTGAAGGAGCTGGCGGGCCGGCTGTCTCTGGAGACCGCCCAGCGGCTGAAAGAGTTTCTGGAACTGTTGGGCCGCATTCCCATCCAACTGGACCTCCGGGAGCCTCAAAACTTCTTTTTCTATCTGATGGAAGAGCACTTTCCGGCTTTGGCGGCCCGGGCCTCCCGGGACCCGGAGGCCCGCCGGCTGGCGGAACTGCTGGTGAGTCTGGCCGGCCCCTTGGGTTTCAGCCCCACGCGCTACCTCAGGCTCCTGGCGTAA
- the sfsA gene encoding DNA/RNA nuclease SfsA: MLRFPEPLIPARLLQRRQRFLAQVELPDGSRPWVHVPNSGALTGCLSPGLPILLTAENSPHRKTPYTWRFAEGPAGWICIDTLAPNRLVAEALQGPGLPEFPRIKALKPEVTLPGGGRLDFVADLGGRLAFVEVKSVTWVEEGVALFPDGVTTRGRRHLQELAALVRQGHLAWQIFVVQRADGVLLRPAWQVDPAYAQELARAHEAGVKILVFREKVAPPEISLAEILPFDLRLTGL, encoded by the coding sequence TTGCTGCGTTTCCCGGAGCCTTTGATTCCCGCCCGGTTGCTTCAGCGGCGGCAGCGTTTCCTCGCCCAGGTGGAGCTCCCTGACGGCTCCCGGCCCTGGGTGCATGTGCCCAACTCCGGGGCCCTCACCGGCTGCCTCAGCCCTGGTCTGCCCATCCTGCTCACGGCGGAGAACTCCCCCCATCGCAAAACCCCTTACACCTGGCGCTTCGCTGAGGGGCCGGCGGGCTGGATCTGCATTGACACCCTGGCCCCCAACCGCCTGGTGGCCGAGGCCCTGCAAGGCCCAGGGCTGCCGGAGTTTCCCCGGATCAAGGCCCTGAAGCCGGAGGTGACCCTCCCCGGGGGCGGCCGCCTGGACTTTGTGGCCGACCTGGGCGGGCGCCTGGCCTTTGTGGAGGTGAAGAGCGTCACCTGGGTGGAGGAGGGCGTGGCCCTCTTCCCCGACGGCGTCACCACCCGGGGCCGGCGCCACCTGCAGGAGCTGGCCGCCTTGGTGCGCCAGGGCCACCTGGCCTGGCAGATCTTCGTGGTGCAGCGGGCCGACGGGGTGCTGCTCCGGCCCGCCTGGCAGGTGGACCCGGCTTACGCCCAGGAGCTGGCCCGGGCCCATGAGGCCGGCGTCAAGATCCTGGTTTTCCGAGAAAAGGTGGCCCCTCCGGAAATTAGCCTTGCCGAAATCCTCCCCTTTGATTTAAGATTAACCGGCCTTTAA
- the hemC gene encoding hydroxymethylbilane synthase — MPRTIRIGTRGSVLALTQTRWVEAELRAVHPEVATELVVIKTTGDKITDVPLARIGGKGLFIKEIEEALLKGEVDLAVHSLKDMPAELPPGCVLGAYPPREDWRDAFLSPKWASLEEIPPGGRVGTGSLRRRVQLLHRRPDLEVVPLRGNVDTRLRKLETENLEAIILAAAGLKRLGLGHLPRRYLGPEEMLPAIGQGALALEVRADDREMLELLAPLDHHPTRVTVTAERAFLARLGGGCLVPVAALGELADGRLSLTGLISDAEGRRVVQDQVTGEPEAAATLGTELATRLLAAGGREILAAFYEGQG, encoded by the coding sequence GTGCCCCGGACCATCCGGATCGGCACCCGGGGAAGTGTCTTGGCCCTCACCCAGACCCGCTGGGTGGAGGCAGAGCTGCGCGCCGTGCACCCGGAGGTGGCCACCGAGCTGGTGGTGATCAAGACCACCGGCGACAAGATCACCGACGTGCCCCTGGCCCGCATCGGCGGCAAGGGCCTCTTCATCAAGGAGATCGAGGAGGCCCTGCTCAAAGGCGAGGTGGATCTGGCGGTGCACAGCCTGAAGGACATGCCGGCGGAGCTCCCCCCTGGCTGCGTCCTGGGGGCCTATCCGCCCCGGGAGGACTGGCGGGACGCCTTTTTGTCCCCTAAGTGGGCCTCCCTAGAGGAGATTCCCCCCGGCGGGCGGGTGGGCACGGGCAGCCTCAGGCGCCGGGTGCAACTCCTGCACCGGCGGCCCGATCTGGAGGTGGTGCCCCTGCGGGGCAATGTGGACACCCGCCTGCGCAAACTGGAGACGGAGAACCTGGAGGCCATCATCCTGGCGGCGGCGGGGCTGAAGCGCCTGGGCCTGGGGCACCTGCCCCGGCGGTATCTCGGGCCTGAGGAGATGCTCCCCGCCATCGGCCAAGGGGCGCTGGCTCTGGAGGTGCGGGCCGACGACCGGGAGATGCTGGAGCTGCTGGCGCCCCTGGATCATCACCCTACCCGGGTGACGGTCACCGCCGAGCGGGCCTTTCTGGCCCGCCTGGGGGGCGGCTGCCTGGTGCCGGTGGCGGCCCTGGGGGAACTCGCGGACGGCCGCCTGAGCCTCACCGGCCTCATCAGTGACGCCGAGGGCCGCCGGGTGGTCCAGGACCAGGTGACGGGTGAGCCGGAGGCGGCGGCAACCCTGGGCACGGAGCTGGCGACGCGCCTGTTGGCCGCCGGCGGCCGGGAGATCCTGGCCGCCTTTTATGAAGGGCAGGGCTGA
- a CDS encoding D-sedoheptulose 7-phosphate isomerase has translation MSLLNRLAEAMAEAVQVKKRLVAEQGEQVIAAARLLADTLQAGGKILLFGNGGSAADAQHLAAEFVNRFQVERPPLAAVALTTDTSILTAVANDYDFREVFAKQVRALGKPGDAAVGLSTSGSSPNVVAALATAKDLGLRTLALSGGDGGPVAKAAELAIVVPSRNTPRIQEVHITIGHVLCDLVDYLLFPDRFAE, from the coding sequence ATGTCCCTGCTGAACCGGTTGGCCGAGGCGATGGCGGAGGCGGTGCAGGTCAAAAAACGGCTGGTGGCGGAGCAGGGCGAGCAGGTCATCGCCGCTGCCCGGCTTCTGGCGGACACCCTGCAGGCCGGCGGCAAGATCCTGCTCTTCGGCAACGGCGGCAGCGCCGCGGACGCCCAGCACCTGGCGGCGGAGTTCGTCAACCGCTTTCAGGTGGAGCGCCCGCCCCTGGCGGCGGTGGCCCTCACCACCGACACCTCCATCCTCACCGCGGTGGCCAACGATTACGATTTCCGGGAGGTCTTCGCCAAGCAGGTGCGGGCCTTGGGCAAGCCCGGGGATGCGGCGGTGGGCCTGAGCACCAGCGGCTCCTCCCCCAACGTGGTGGCGGCTCTCGCGACGGCCAAGGACCTGGGGCTTCGCACCCTGGCCTTAAGCGGCGGGGACGGCGGCCCGGTGGCCAAAGCGGCGGAGCTGGCCATCGTGGTGCCCTCCCGCAACACCCCCCGCATCCAGGAGGTGCACATCACCATCGGGCATGTGCTCTGCGACCTGGTGGATTATCTCCTCTTTCCGGACAGATTTGCCGAGTAA
- a CDS encoding TspO/MBR family protein, with product MCFGAAAVGARFTPGEWYAGLAKPAWTPPDWVFGPVWTLLYLLLALAAWQVWRRHGFSGAGGALGLFLVQLFFNALWSWIFFGLKQPGWALLDLTALWLTALAATLAFWRLEPVAGWLLVPYMAWLSFAGALNFALWRLNS from the coding sequence CTGTGTTTCGGGGCTGCGGCCGTGGGGGCCCGGTTCACCCCGGGAGAGTGGTACGCCGGTTTGGCCAAACCCGCCTGGACCCCGCCGGATTGGGTCTTCGGGCCGGTGTGGACGCTGCTCTACCTGCTCCTGGCGCTGGCCGCCTGGCAGGTGTGGCGGCGTCACGGCTTTTCCGGGGCCGGCGGGGCGTTGGGGCTGTTTCTGGTGCAGCTCTTTTTCAATGCCCTGTGGTCCTGGATCTTCTTCGGGCTCAAGCAGCCCGGCTGGGCCCTTTTGGACCTCACGGCCCTATGGCTCACCGCCCTGGCCGCCACCCTGGCCTTCTGGCGCCTTGAGCCTGTGGCCGGCTGGCTGCTGGTGCCGTACATGGCCTGGCTGAGCTTTGCCGGTGCCCTTAACTTCGCCTTGTGGCGTTTGAATAGCTGA